In one window of Mesorhizobium sp. B2-1-1 DNA:
- a CDS encoding SDR family NAD(P)-dependent oxidoreductase gives MTAAAMIAGSHALVTGGGSGVGRAIALALAGAGIDVTICGRREAELAKVAGESKGVFAITADVTNEAAMASLYETAEAARGPFDIVVANAGMAGSTPAHKTTLADWQRTLDVNLTGAFLTVKPALAGMAARKAGRIVFIASTAGLKGYAYVAPYVAAKHGVVGLMRALAAETAKSGVTVNAVCPGFVETDMLDESIERIVEKTGRSTEQARASLAATNPQGRFIQPQEIAAAVLWLCGDAAASITGQAISISGGETW, from the coding sequence ATGACGGCCGCCGCGATGATCGCCGGCAGCCATGCCCTTGTCACCGGCGGCGGGTCTGGTGTCGGCCGAGCGATCGCTCTGGCGCTGGCTGGTGCCGGCATCGACGTCACCATATGCGGCCGCCGCGAGGCGGAGCTGGCCAAGGTGGCTGGCGAAAGCAAAGGCGTTTTCGCCATCACTGCCGATGTCACCAATGAGGCGGCGATGGCATCGCTTTACGAGACGGCGGAGGCCGCGCGCGGGCCGTTCGACATCGTCGTCGCCAATGCCGGCATGGCGGGCAGCACGCCGGCGCACAAGACCACGCTGGCCGACTGGCAGCGGACGCTGGACGTCAACCTGACCGGCGCTTTCCTGACGGTGAAGCCGGCGCTCGCCGGCATGGCCGCGCGCAAGGCGGGCCGCATCGTCTTCATCGCGTCTACCGCCGGACTGAAAGGCTACGCCTATGTCGCGCCTTACGTGGCGGCCAAGCATGGCGTCGTCGGCCTGATGCGGGCGCTGGCTGCCGAGACGGCGAAATCCGGCGTGACCGTCAATGCGGTGTGCCCGGGGTTTGTCGAGACGGACATGTTGGACGAGTCCATCGAGCGGATCGTTGAAAAAACCGGCCGTTCGACTGAACAGGCGCGGGCGAGCCTTGCCGCGACCAATCCACAAGGCCGCTTCATCCAGCCGCAGGAAATTGCCGCCGCCGTGCTGTGGCTGTGCGGCGATGCGGCGGCGTCGATCACCGGACAGGCAATTTCGATCTCAGGAGGCGAAACATGGTAG
- a CDS encoding HpcH/HpaI aldolase family protein, with amino-acid sequence MSGFRHKCIGRESLVGSFAAIPHPVAVEVMAQSGLDFLCIDWEHAQISRDMIEAMVRAADIHRVPAMVRVPGHAPEAIAAALDSGAQGVLVPRVSTAAQAQAAVKASRYPPTGERGVGPGRAAGYGYRISEYLAQANDSIVVAVQVETSEGPANIEAIAAVEGVDVIFVGPGDLSVSIDAIGLKGADKLAQAIRRIIDATIAHGRTSGIFCAKPQDVARWAALGASFFILASDTMLLGAGAAAGKARADAELGRSGR; translated from the coding sequence ATGAGCGGGTTTCGCCACAAATGCATCGGCAGGGAAAGCCTCGTCGGTTCCTTTGCCGCCATTCCGCATCCCGTTGCGGTTGAGGTGATGGCGCAGTCCGGTCTCGATTTTCTCTGCATCGATTGGGAACATGCCCAGATTTCGCGCGACATGATCGAGGCGATGGTGCGCGCGGCCGACATCCATCGCGTGCCGGCCATGGTGCGCGTGCCCGGCCATGCACCGGAAGCGATCGCCGCGGCATTGGACAGCGGCGCGCAAGGCGTGCTCGTCCCGCGCGTCTCGACCGCCGCCCAGGCGCAGGCGGCGGTGAAGGCCTCGCGTTATCCGCCGACCGGCGAGCGCGGCGTCGGGCCCGGACGGGCCGCCGGCTATGGCTACCGCATCTCCGAATATCTCGCTCAGGCCAATGACAGCATCGTCGTGGCGGTTCAGGTCGAGACATCGGAAGGGCCGGCCAATATCGAGGCAATCGCCGCCGTCGAGGGCGTCGACGTGATTTTCGTCGGGCCCGGCGATCTCTCCGTATCGATCGATGCGATCGGCCTCAAAGGCGCCGACAAGCTCGCGCAAGCGATCCGCAGGATCATCGATGCGACAATCGCGCATGGCAGGACATCCGGGATCTTCTGCGCGAAGCCGCAAGATGTCGCCCGATGGGCAGCACTCGGCGCCAGTTTCTTCATCCTGGCCAGCGACACGATGCTTCTGGGGGCTGGCGCTGCTGCCGGCAAAGCCCGCGCGGATGCCGAACTGGGCAGGAGCGGCCGCTAG
- a CDS encoding amino acid ABC transporter permease: MSLLDTFFNADVIASSLPALLRGFLNTLLLGLLSIGIGIPIGLVISLLRLYAPKPLRWLAVGYTDIFRALPVLVVLILIYYALPFLGIRLSSWASAVTAFAIIMSAYSAEVFRSGIESIPRGQFEASQALGLPFLLTLRKVVLPQAVRVVIPPMTSNCVSMFKDTSLASTVALPELLKEATNAQSLYANPSPLIGAALVYLIFLWPMVRLVSLLEDRFKAEKTR, translated from the coding sequence ATGTCGCTGCTCGATACCTTCTTCAACGCCGACGTCATCGCGTCCAGTCTGCCGGCGCTGCTGCGCGGCTTTCTCAACACGCTGCTGCTCGGCCTGCTCAGCATCGGCATCGGCATCCCCATCGGCCTGGTGATCAGCCTGTTGCGGCTTTATGCGCCGAAGCCGCTCCGGTGGCTGGCGGTCGGCTACACCGATATCTTCCGCGCGCTGCCGGTGCTGGTCGTGCTGATCCTGATCTATTATGCGCTGCCCTTCCTCGGCATCCGCCTGTCGTCCTGGGCTTCCGCCGTAACGGCCTTCGCCATCATCATGTCGGCCTATTCGGCGGAAGTGTTCCGCTCCGGCATCGAAAGCATTCCGCGCGGCCAGTTCGAGGCGTCGCAGGCGCTCGGCCTGCCGTTCCTTTTGACCTTGCGCAAGGTGGTGCTGCCGCAGGCGGTGCGCGTCGTCATCCCGCCGATGACCAGCAACTGCGTCTCGATGTTCAAGGACACCTCGCTCGCCTCCACCGTGGCGCTGCCGGAACTCCTGAAGGAAGCGACCAATGCGCAGTCGCTCTACGCCAACCCCTCGCCGCTGATCGGCGCAGCCCTGGTCTATCTCATCTTCCTGTGGCCGATGGTTCGCCTCGTCAGCCTGCTTGAAGACCGTTTCAAGGCCGAGAAGACGCGCTGA
- a CDS encoding acyl-CoA dehydrogenase family protein, giving the protein MPDRSFLDWPFFEDRHRELAGHLEAWCAKNLPVDHHDVDTACRELVQKLGRDGWLKPTALDTDNPGPLDVRTLCITRETLARHDGLADFAFAMQGLGTGALSLFGTPEQQQWLSKTRAGKVISAFALSEPRSGSDVANMEMTATRDGDGYVLSGEKTWISNGGIADLYVVFARTGEAPAAKGLSAFIVPGDSKGLGIAERLEVIAPHPLARLSFDQVRLPASALIGKPGDGFRIAMSVLDVFRSTVGAAALGFARRALDESIKRVAERKLFGAPMAELQMVQGHIADMALDVDAAALLVYRAAWTKDMGAARVTREAAMAKLFATDKAQEVIDKAVQLHGGDGVRKGHIVESLYREIRALRIYEGASDVQKVVIARQVMGAA; this is encoded by the coding sequence ATGCCTGACCGCTCCTTCCTCGACTGGCCCTTCTTCGAAGACCGTCATCGCGAACTGGCCGGGCACCTCGAGGCATGGTGCGCGAAGAACCTGCCCGTCGATCACCATGACGTCGACACTGCCTGCCGCGAGCTGGTGCAAAAACTCGGCCGGGACGGCTGGCTCAAGCCGACGGCGCTCGACACCGACAATCCGGGACCGCTCGACGTGCGCACCTTGTGCATCACGCGTGAGACGCTGGCGCGGCATGACGGGCTCGCCGATTTCGCCTTCGCCATGCAAGGGCTCGGCACCGGAGCGCTCAGCCTGTTCGGCACGCCGGAACAACAGCAATGGCTTTCGAAGACGCGCGCCGGCAAGGTCATTTCCGCCTTTGCGCTGTCGGAACCGCGCTCGGGATCGGATGTCGCCAATATGGAGATGACAGCGACCCGCGATGGTGACGGCTATGTCCTGTCGGGCGAAAAGACCTGGATCTCCAATGGCGGCATCGCCGATCTCTATGTCGTCTTTGCCCGCACAGGCGAGGCACCCGCCGCCAAGGGGCTATCAGCCTTCATCGTGCCCGGGGACAGCAAGGGCCTCGGCATCGCGGAGCGCCTGGAAGTCATAGCGCCGCATCCGCTGGCACGACTGTCTTTCGATCAGGTCCGCCTGCCCGCCTCGGCGCTGATCGGCAAACCGGGCGACGGCTTTCGCATCGCCATGTCGGTGCTCGACGTGTTCCGCTCGACCGTCGGCGCGGCGGCACTCGGCTTTGCTCGCCGCGCACTCGATGAAAGCATCAAGCGGGTGGCCGAACGCAAGCTGTTCGGCGCGCCGATGGCCGAGCTGCAGATGGTGCAGGGCCATATCGCCGACATGGCGCTCGACGTCGATGCCGCGGCGCTTTTGGTCTACCGCGCCGCCTGGACCAAGGACATGGGCGCGGCGCGGGTAACGCGCGAGGCGGCGATGGCCAAACTGTTCGCCACCGACAAGGCGCAGGAGGTGATCGACAAAGCGGTGCAACTGCATGGCGGCGACGGCGTCCGCAAGGGTCACATCGTCGAAAGCCTGTATCGCGAGATCCGCGCGCTGCGCATCTATGAGGGTGCTTCCGACGTGCAGAAGGTGGTGATCGCGCGACAGGTGATGGGGGCGGCCTGA
- a CDS encoding LLM class flavin-dependent oxidoreductase — protein MIKAHPLHGPNRLKLGVFSTNADGGLAISDVPERWTASWQDNLTAAQIADRAGLEFLLPIARWRGFGGRNRVREWSFETFTWAAALSVATEQIGLFMTVHVPLVHPLYAAKALATVDHISQGRAGLNIVCGWNPKEFGMFGTPLVEKGYDQAAEWIEILERLYASAEPLDYEGTYYRLKEAVSRPASLQVPRPVTMNAAFGGPGRDFAAARCDYLFTTFSEMADAGKHVADISERAGKAGREVGVYTVAHVVCRPTMEEAQAYYTRYAVDLADREAVDAHMAGKKEFSRSHDPYAYDRYRQRFAGGAGTYPLVGTPETIAAAMAAIAGHGYQGIALSFVNYTQELPYFCDHVLPLLEQAGLRGE, from the coding sequence ATGATCAAAGCGCATCCCCTGCACGGCCCAAACAGACTGAAGCTCGGCGTCTTCTCGACCAATGCCGATGGCGGCCTTGCCATATCGGATGTGCCTGAACGCTGGACGGCAAGCTGGCAGGATAATCTGACGGCGGCGCAGATCGCCGACCGGGCGGGGCTGGAATTCCTGCTGCCGATCGCGCGCTGGCGCGGCTTTGGCGGCCGCAACAGGGTGCGCGAATGGTCGTTCGAGACCTTCACCTGGGCGGCGGCGCTCAGTGTGGCCACCGAGCAGATCGGGCTGTTCATGACCGTGCATGTGCCGCTCGTGCATCCGCTCTACGCCGCCAAGGCGCTGGCGACGGTCGATCATATCAGCCAGGGCCGTGCCGGCCTCAACATCGTCTGCGGCTGGAACCCGAAGGAATTCGGCATGTTCGGCACGCCGCTGGTCGAGAAGGGGTATGATCAGGCCGCCGAATGGATCGAAATTTTGGAAAGGCTTTATGCGTCGGCTGAACCTCTCGACTATGAGGGCACTTATTATCGTCTCAAGGAAGCCGTGAGCCGGCCGGCCAGCCTGCAAGTTCCGCGACCGGTGACGATGAACGCGGCTTTCGGCGGTCCGGGCCGCGATTTCGCTGCCGCCAGATGTGACTATCTGTTCACGACCTTTTCCGAGATGGCCGATGCCGGCAAACATGTCGCCGATATCAGTGAGCGGGCCGGCAAGGCTGGCCGCGAGGTCGGCGTCTACACCGTGGCGCATGTCGTCTGCCGGCCGACGATGGAGGAGGCGCAGGCCTATTACACACGCTATGCCGTCGATCTGGCCGACCGTGAGGCGGTCGATGCCCATATGGCCGGCAAAAAGGAATTCTCGCGGTCGCACGACCCGTATGCCTATGACCGCTATCGCCAGCGTTTCGCCGGCGGCGCCGGCACCTATCCCTTGGTCGGAACGCCCGAAACGATCGCCGCCGCTATGGCCGCCATTGCCGGGCATGGCTACCAGGGCATTGCGCTGTCCTTCGTCAACTACACGCAGGAACTCCCCTATTTCTGCGATCACGTGCTGCCGCTGCTGGAGCAGGCCGGCCTTCGCGGAGAATAG
- a CDS encoding MarR family winged helix-turn-helix transcriptional regulator, producing the protein MVAGPLPAPSGPGKDRLRLWIRLLRASRTIEAELRERLKKEFNTTLPRFDVMAALYRAPEGMLMSDLSRFLLVSNGNVTGIVDRLVSEGLVARARRNGDRRTSMVRLTDEGSKSFAVIAAAHEGWVGELLGKVSEDDARRLTGMLTSFRSNWEGRE; encoded by the coding sequence ATGGTAGCCGGCCCCCTGCCCGCGCCGTCGGGACCCGGCAAGGACCGCTTGCGGCTGTGGATCAGGCTGCTGCGCGCCTCGCGCACGATCGAGGCCGAACTGCGCGAGCGGCTGAAGAAGGAATTCAACACGACGTTGCCGCGCTTCGACGTGATGGCCGCGCTCTACCGAGCGCCCGAAGGCATGCTGATGAGCGATCTGTCGCGCTTCCTGCTGGTATCCAACGGCAATGTCACGGGCATCGTAGATCGGCTCGTATCCGAGGGGTTGGTCGCGCGCGCCCGCCGCAATGGCGACCGCCGCACCTCGATGGTGCGGCTGACGGATGAGGGCTCGAAGTCCTTCGCAGTCATCGCTGCCGCTCACGAGGGCTGGGTCGGCGAATTGCTGGGCAAGGTGAGCGAGGACGACGCGCGCCGGCTGACCGGCATGCTGACCTCGTTCCGCAGCAACTGGGAGGGACGCGAATGA
- a CDS encoding cysteine desulfurase-like protein — protein sequence MNKHQAANATGTSGAFPVERIRAMFPALQRAGDFIFLDNAAGAQIPQSVLDAVTNHLVSHNVQRGGRYGRSVTVDQSVADARTSVALLINAYSPSEICFGMNATSFIRLVSLGIGQMLGERDEIVVTDMDHDANIATWLALESAGAKFKWWRMREDGNLHIDDLRPLVSDRTRLVACTVTAHSIGSIVDVASVAGIAHAAGAEVFLDCVHYGPHGLIDVQAWDCDYLVCSGYKNFSPHMGFLWGRFETLKRLPTFREDFIPDEPPYKVEAGTFIYENVSGMDAAVQYLELIGRNLAPSNNRSRRENIVAGMGAIRDYELVLAREMLAVLKSCGATIYGVSEEARINERVPTFCFNIGKLSPQRIVEEMAEMQIGIRDGHMYAPRLMKRLNLSMDSGAIRASLVHYNTVEEVRRFGEALRAVIAKLS from the coding sequence ATGAACAAGCATCAAGCCGCCAATGCGACCGGCACTTCCGGCGCGTTCCCTGTTGAAAGAATCCGGGCGATGTTTCCGGCCTTGCAGCGGGCAGGCGACTTCATCTTCCTGGACAACGCCGCCGGCGCGCAGATTCCGCAGAGCGTGCTCGATGCGGTGACCAACCATCTGGTTTCGCACAATGTGCAGCGCGGCGGCCGTTATGGGCGCAGCGTCACCGTTGACCAATCGGTCGCCGATGCGCGGACAAGCGTGGCACTGCTGATCAATGCCTACAGCCCATCCGAGATCTGCTTCGGCATGAACGCCACCTCTTTCATCCGCCTGGTCAGCCTCGGCATCGGCCAGATGCTTGGAGAGCGCGACGAGATCGTCGTCACCGACATGGACCACGACGCCAACATCGCGACATGGCTGGCACTCGAATCCGCCGGCGCCAAGTTCAAGTGGTGGCGCATGCGCGAGGACGGCAACCTGCATATCGACGATCTGCGCCCGCTTGTTTCCGATCGTACCCGGCTTGTCGCCTGCACGGTGACGGCGCATTCCATCGGCTCGATCGTCGACGTCGCTTCGGTGGCAGGGATCGCGCACGCCGCCGGCGCCGAAGTGTTCCTCGACTGCGTGCATTACGGGCCGCATGGGCTGATCGACGTCCAGGCATGGGATTGCGACTATCTCGTCTGTTCCGGCTACAAGAATTTCTCGCCGCATATGGGTTTCCTGTGGGGCCGCTTCGAAACGCTGAAGCGACTGCCGACCTTCCGCGAGGACTTCATCCCCGACGAGCCGCCCTACAAGGTCGAGGCCGGCACCTTCATTTACGAGAACGTGTCGGGCATGGATGCGGCCGTGCAGTATCTCGAGCTCATCGGCCGCAATCTTGCTCCGTCCAACAACCGCTCGCGGCGCGAAAACATCGTCGCCGGCATGGGCGCCATCCGCGACTACGAGCTGGTGCTGGCGCGCGAGATGCTGGCTGTGCTGAAGAGCTGCGGGGCAACAATCTACGGCGTTTCCGAGGAGGCCCGGATCAACGAACGCGTGCCGACCTTCTGTTTCAACATCGGCAAATTGTCGCCGCAGCGGATCGTCGAGGAAATGGCCGAGATGCAGATCGGCATTCGCGACGGCCACATGTACGCCCCGCGCCTGATGAAGCGCCTCAACCTGTCGATGGACAGCGGCGCCATCCGCGCCTCGCTGGTGCACTACAATACGGTCGAGGAAGTCAGGCGTTTCGGTGAAGCGCTGCGGGCTGTCATCGCGAAGCTGTCGTAG
- a CDS encoding dipeptide ABC transporter ATP-binding protein — protein sequence MSTTVLEGKNIVRDYHIGGGLFSGPRTVHAVKGVSFTVDKGKTLAIVGESGCGKSTLARIITLIDPATSGELFIDGNKVDIARGGLTREMRRKVQIVFQNPYGSLNPRQKIGDVLGEPLLINTDKTAAERRDLAMKMLKKVGLGHEHYNRYPHMFSGGQRQRIAIARALMLNPSLLVLDEPVSALDLSVQAQVLNLLADLQDEFQLTYVFISHDLSVVRYIADDVMVMYFGEAVEYGSRDEVFSDPKHSYTRTLFAATPRADVASIKARLAKKKAA from the coding sequence ATGAGCACCACCGTCCTCGAAGGCAAGAACATCGTTCGCGACTACCATATCGGCGGCGGCCTGTTCAGCGGGCCGCGCACGGTGCACGCGGTCAAGGGCGTCTCGTTCACCGTGGATAAGGGCAAGACGCTCGCCATCGTCGGCGAAAGCGGCTGCGGCAAGTCCACGCTGGCCCGCATCATCACGCTCATCGATCCGGCGACATCGGGCGAACTGTTCATCGACGGCAACAAGGTCGACATCGCCAGGGGCGGATTGACCAGGGAGATGCGCCGCAAGGTGCAGATCGTCTTCCAGAACCCCTACGGATCGCTCAACCCGCGCCAGAAGATCGGCGACGTGCTGGGCGAGCCGCTGCTGATCAACACCGACAAGACGGCCGCCGAGCGGCGCGACCTCGCCATGAAGATGCTGAAGAAGGTCGGCCTCGGTCACGAGCACTACAACCGCTATCCCCACATGTTCTCGGGCGGCCAGCGCCAGCGCATCGCCATCGCCCGTGCGCTGATGCTGAACCCGAGCCTTCTGGTGCTGGACGAGCCGGTCTCGGCGCTCGATCTTTCGGTGCAGGCACAGGTGCTCAACCTGCTCGCCGACCTGCAGGACGAATTCCAGCTGACCTATGTCTTCATCAGCCACGATCTCTCCGTGGTGCGCTACATCGCCGACGACGTGATGGTGATGTATTTCGGCGAGGCGGTCGAATACGGCTCGCGCGACGAGGTCTTTTCAGACCCCAAGCACAGCTACACCAGGACGCTGTTCGCCGCCACGCCGCGCGCCGATGTCGCCAGCATCAAGGCGAGGCTGGCGAAGAAGAAAGCGGCGTGA
- a CDS encoding RidA family protein has protein sequence MHEILQPDGWAKPVGYANGVAARGRLVFVGGQVGWNGQCQFETDDFVGQVRQTLQNIVAVLAEAGAEPRHITSMTWYFTDKSEYLANLRGIGEAYRKVIGRHFPAMAAMQVMALVEDRAKVEIQATAVIPE, from the coding sequence ATGCACGAGATCCTACAGCCGGATGGCTGGGCCAAGCCAGTCGGTTACGCCAATGGCGTAGCGGCTCGCGGGCGGCTTGTCTTCGTCGGCGGACAGGTCGGCTGGAATGGGCAGTGCCAGTTCGAGACCGACGATTTCGTCGGACAGGTGCGGCAGACGCTTCAAAATATCGTCGCGGTGCTGGCGGAGGCCGGAGCTGAGCCGCGGCACATCACGTCGATGACGTGGTATTTCACCGATAAGAGCGAATATCTGGCCAATCTCAGGGGTATAGGCGAGGCCTATCGCAAGGTGATCGGCCGGCATTTCCCGGCGATGGCCGCGATGCAGGTGATGGCACTGGTCGAGGACCGAGCCAAGGTGGAGATCCAGGCCACCGCGGTTATTCCGGAATAA
- a CDS encoding enoyl-CoA hydratase family protein produces MSKMAGFKPKHFLWQVEGRIAKVRLDRPKRKNPLTFDSYAELRDTFRDLVYADDVDAVVFLSNGGNFCSGGDVHDIIGPLVKMDMKQLLAFTRMTGDFVKAMLNCGKPIIAAVDGVAVGAGAIIAMSSDIRIATPDAKTAFLFTRVGLAGCDMGACAILPRIIGHGRAAELLYTGRNMTAAEGERWGFYNRLVDAASLEADALDMAASIVSGPTFAHGITKTQLNQEWSMGLDQAIEAEAQAQAICMQTRDFERAYKAFVAKEKPVFEGN; encoded by the coding sequence ATGAGCAAGATGGCCGGCTTCAAGCCGAAGCATTTCCTCTGGCAGGTCGAAGGCCGGATCGCCAAGGTCCGGCTCGACCGGCCGAAGCGCAAGAACCCGCTGACCTTCGACAGCTATGCGGAACTGCGCGATACATTCCGCGACCTCGTCTATGCCGACGATGTCGATGCCGTGGTGTTCCTGTCCAATGGCGGGAATTTCTGCTCCGGCGGCGATGTCCACGATATTATCGGCCCGCTGGTCAAGATGGACATGAAGCAGCTCCTGGCCTTCACCCGCATGACCGGCGACTTCGTCAAGGCGATGCTGAACTGCGGCAAGCCGATCATCGCGGCGGTCGACGGTGTGGCGGTCGGCGCCGGCGCCATCATCGCCATGAGCTCCGACATCCGCATCGCCACGCCGGACGCCAAGACGGCATTCCTGTTCACCCGCGTCGGTCTTGCCGGCTGCGACATGGGAGCCTGCGCGATCCTGCCGCGCATCATCGGCCACGGCCGCGCCGCCGAACTGCTCTACACCGGCCGCAACATGACGGCTGCCGAAGGCGAGCGCTGGGGGTTCTACAACAGGTTGGTCGATGCCGCATCGCTCGAGGCCGACGCGCTCGACATGGCGGCGAGCATCGTCTCCGGCCCGACCTTCGCCCACGGCATTACCAAGACGCAGTTGAACCAGGAATGGTCGATGGGCCTTGACCAGGCGATCGAGGCGGAAGCTCAGGCGCAAGCGATCTGCATGCAGACGCGCGATTTCGAGCGGGCGTACAAGGCGTTCGTTGCCAAGGAAAAGCCGGTGTTCGAGGGGAATTGA
- a CDS encoding ABC transporter ATP-binding protein, producing the protein MSLLEIKNLTVSFDTAAGPFMAVQGIDLSIEPREVLAIVGESGSGKSVAMLAVMGLLPNTATVKADRMAFDGVDLLKLSPSERRKIVGKDISMIFQEPIASLNPCFTVGFQIEEVLRFHMGMDRAQRRARAIELMKLVGIADPEERLSSFPHQMSGGQCQRVMIAIAIACNPKLLIADEPTTALDVTIQKQILDLLVSLQAKYGMGLIMITHNMGVVAETADRVIVQYKGRKMEEADVLSLFESPKSNYTRALLSALPENAVGDRLPTVSDMLFEPAPSAAGASA; encoded by the coding sequence ATGTCCCTGCTCGAGATCAAGAATCTCACCGTTTCCTTCGACACCGCCGCCGGTCCGTTCATGGCCGTGCAGGGCATCGACCTGTCGATCGAGCCGCGCGAAGTGCTGGCGATCGTCGGCGAATCCGGTTCCGGCAAATCGGTGGCGATGCTGGCGGTGATGGGGCTGCTGCCCAACACCGCGACCGTCAAGGCCGACCGCATGGCCTTCGACGGCGTCGATCTGCTGAAGCTCAGCCCGTCCGAGCGGCGCAAGATCGTCGGCAAGGATATCTCCATGATCTTCCAGGAGCCGATCGCCAGCCTCAACCCGTGCTTCACCGTCGGCTTCCAGATCGAGGAGGTGCTGCGCTTCCATATGGGCATGGACCGCGCCCAGCGCCGCGCGCGCGCCATCGAATTGATGAAGCTCGTCGGCATTGCCGATCCGGAAGAACGGCTGAGCTCGTTTCCGCACCAGATGTCGGGCGGCCAGTGCCAGCGCGTCATGATCGCCATCGCCATCGCCTGCAATCCGAAGCTCTTGATCGCGGACGAGCCGACCACCGCGCTCGATGTCACCATCCAGAAGCAGATCCTTGATCTCCTGGTTTCGCTGCAGGCCAAATACGGCATGGGCCTGATCATGATCACCCACAATATGGGCGTGGTGGCCGAGACAGCCGACCGCGTCATCGTTCAGTACAAGGGCCGCAAGATGGAAGAGGCCGACGTGCTGTCGCTGTTCGAGAGCCCGAAAAGCAACTACACGCGCGCGCTGCTGTCGGCGCTGCCGGAGAACGCGGTCGGCGACCGGCTGCCGACCGTTTCCGACATGCTGTTCGAGCCGGCGCCCTCGGCCGCGGGAGCCTCCGCATGA
- a CDS encoding ABC transporter substrate-binding protein, whose protein sequence is MSLTRRNLILLAAAIGIAAGPATAYAADVLNVGAYPTNPPFEYKNESGTFEGFEVDIVNEAAKRVGMTTDIADLGFQALFAATTSKRIDVAISSITITPERLKSQSFTQPYYDSDMGIATKTDSPIKAEADLKGKIVGVLSGSTGETWVKAHQEADGLSDVKGYDTQQNLLLDLSAGRIDAAVSDIPGMQYSFTKMKDLTVKERIKTGEQYGLMMTKDHPLLGKLNDALTAMKKDGTLAAIHKKWFGSDAPADSSTAKEMPVPKA, encoded by the coding sequence ATGAGCCTGACCCGTCGCAATCTCATCCTTCTCGCGGCCGCCATCGGCATCGCCGCCGGACCGGCAACCGCCTATGCCGCCGATGTGCTCAATGTCGGCGCCTACCCGACCAACCCGCCCTTCGAGTACAAGAACGAGAGCGGCACTTTCGAGGGCTTTGAAGTCGACATCGTCAACGAAGCGGCAAAGCGCGTCGGCATGACCACCGACATCGCCGATCTCGGCTTCCAGGCGCTGTTCGCCGCCACCACCTCGAAGCGCATCGATGTCGCCATCTCGTCGATCACCATCACGCCGGAGCGGCTGAAGTCGCAGTCGTTCACGCAGCCTTACTATGATTCCGACATGGGCATCGCCACCAAGACCGACAGCCCGATCAAGGCCGAGGCCGACCTCAAGGGCAAGATCGTCGGCGTGCTGTCCGGCTCGACCGGCGAGACCTGGGTCAAGGCGCATCAGGAGGCCGATGGCCTCAGCGACGTAAAGGGCTATGACACACAGCAGAACCTTTTGCTCGACCTCAGCGCCGGGCGCATCGACGCGGCTGTCAGCGACATTCCGGGCATGCAGTACTCCTTCACCAAGATGAAGGATCTCACCGTCAAGGAACGCATCAAGACCGGCGAACAGTACGGGCTGATGATGACCAAGGACCACCCGCTGCTCGGCAAGCTCAACGACGCGCTGACGGCAATGAAGAAGGACGGCACGCTGGCCGCGATCCACAAGAAGTGGTTCGGCAGCGACGCGCCCGCCGATTCCTCGACCGCCAAGGAAATGCCGGTGCCGAAGGCCTGA